The Austwickia sp. genome includes a region encoding these proteins:
- the pknB gene encoding Stk1 family PASTA domain-containing Ser/Thr kinase: MTATRDELVGRLVDGRYRVRAHLADGGMGSVYVALDERLDRQVALKVMRPDLARDAGFVERFRREARAAAQLTNPHVVAVYDQGQDEDVVFLAMEYVPGRTLRARLDSEGALVPREALRLQRQILQALGSAHRAGIVHRDVKPENVLLTESEQVKVADFGLARAVSTVTTSTLGPAAFGTVCYLAPEQVESGRADARSDVYAAGLVLFELLTGRRAVDGDTPIQVAYRHVHGAVPAPSSARPGLAHPLDALVASATRRDPSERPEDAAAFLAELDRAAAILEPAELDLPAPGRMNPAGPQFTDRLVRPTQPVPMLAGSVGSAGLSAAGGAGAGAASEVSPAPGVPGEDATGSGARVAPVAVGDAGGGDEPPPTGAHRDAADRRPGPVRKILLALLAALVLVGGGVGWYQFLGPGSARVVPKVAGLTQDQAVASLAAQDLRADLRPTFSDDVKSGIVISADPGEGAEARRATAVALAVSKGPDVVTVPDVAGRSEEATRAALQDARLTVGSRSEDFSETVAAGQVIGTAPKAGETLRAGKPVGYVVSKGRKPFEVADWTGKPLADLQKSLDAAGIRAQVTEEFSTDVPKGVVIKQSPTSGTLYRGDQLALTVSKGPDLVPVPVVQGKPEAEARAALEKAGFRVQIDRILGGVFGTARATDPSGGTSAPRGSTVTLRVV, encoded by the coding sequence ATGACGGCGACCCGCGACGAGCTTGTCGGCCGGCTGGTCGACGGTCGCTACCGCGTGCGCGCCCACCTCGCGGACGGCGGGATGGGCAGCGTGTACGTCGCCCTCGACGAGCGTCTCGATCGCCAGGTCGCCCTGAAGGTCATGCGCCCGGACCTGGCTCGCGACGCGGGGTTCGTCGAGCGGTTCCGCCGCGAGGCCCGCGCCGCGGCCCAACTCACGAATCCGCACGTGGTCGCGGTCTACGACCAGGGTCAGGACGAGGACGTCGTGTTCCTCGCGATGGAATACGTGCCGGGGCGCACCTTGCGCGCCCGCCTCGACAGCGAGGGAGCGCTCGTTCCGCGGGAGGCCTTGCGGCTGCAGCGTCAGATCCTCCAGGCGCTGGGGTCGGCGCATCGCGCCGGCATCGTGCACCGCGACGTGAAGCCCGAGAACGTCCTGCTCACCGAGTCCGAGCAGGTCAAGGTGGCCGACTTCGGTCTCGCGCGGGCGGTGTCCACGGTCACCACGAGCACGCTGGGCCCCGCGGCCTTCGGCACGGTCTGCTACCTGGCGCCCGAGCAGGTCGAGTCGGGTCGCGCCGACGCCCGCAGCGACGTGTACGCGGCCGGCCTGGTGTTGTTCGAGCTGCTCACCGGGCGCCGGGCGGTGGATGGGGACACGCCGATCCAGGTGGCCTACCGACACGTGCACGGCGCGGTGCCGGCGCCCAGCAGCGCGCGGCCGGGGCTGGCCCACCCGCTCGATGCCCTGGTCGCCTCGGCGACCCGCCGCGACCCCTCGGAACGTCCCGAGGACGCCGCCGCCTTCCTCGCCGAGCTGGATCGGGCCGCCGCAATCCTGGAGCCCGCCGAGCTGGACCTGCCCGCACCGGGCCGGATGAACCCGGCCGGCCCCCAGTTCACCGACCGGCTCGTCCGGCCGACCCAGCCGGTGCCGATGCTCGCCGGCTCGGTGGGCTCGGCAGGTCTCAGCGCCGCGGGTGGGGCGGGAGCGGGTGCGGCGTCCGAAGTCTCGCCCGCGCCCGGCGTACCGGGCGAGGACGCCACGGGCAGCGGCGCTCGCGTCGCCCCCGTCGCCGTGGGCGACGCGGGCGGCGGCGACGAGCCGCCCCCCACCGGCGCCCACCGCGACGCGGCGGACCGGCGCCCTGGTCCGGTCCGGAAGATCCTGCTCGCGCTGCTCGCGGCCCTGGTGCTGGTGGGCGGGGGGGTCGGCTGGTACCAGTTCCTCGGCCCCGGCTCGGCGCGGGTCGTGCCGAAGGTCGCCGGGCTCACCCAGGACCAGGCCGTCGCGTCGTTGGCCGCCCAGGACCTGCGAGCCGACCTGCGCCCGACGTTCTCCGACGACGTGAAGTCCGGGATCGTCATCTCCGCGGACCCCGGCGAAGGCGCCGAGGCTCGCCGGGCCACCGCTGTCGCGCTGGCCGTCAGCAAGGGCCCGGACGTCGTCACGGTCCCGGACGTGGCGGGCCGCAGCGAGGAGGCGACTCGGGCGGCGCTGCAGGACGCCCGGCTGACCGTGGGCTCGCGCTCGGAGGACTTCAGCGAGACGGTCGCGGCGGGGCAGGTGATCGGGACGGCCCCGAAGGCCGGGGAGACGCTGCGGGCGGGCAAGCCGGTGGGGTACGTCGTGAGCAAGGGCCGCAAGCCGTTCGAGGTCGCGGACTGGACGGGCAAGCCGCTGGCCGACCTGCAGAAGAGCCTCGACGCCGCGGGGATCCGGGCCCAGGTCACGGAGGAGTTCAGCACCGACGTGCCCAAGGGCGTCGTCATCAAGCAGAGCCCCACCTCGGGCACGCTCTACCGCGGCGACCAGCTCGCCCTGACCGTGAGCAAGGGTCCGGATCTCGTCCCCGTTCCGGTGGTTCAGGGCAAGCCCGAGGCCGAGGCGCGGGCCGCCCTGGAGAAGGCGGGCTTCAGGGTCCAGATCGACCGGATCCTCGGGGGCGTCTTCGGCACGGCCCGGGCCACCGACCCGTCCGGGGGCACGTCGGCGCCGCGGGGCTCGACCGTGACGCTGCGAGTGGTCTGA
- a CDS encoding molybdopterin-dependent oxidoreductase, translated as MTAPDFADDRQLPPGQRRLETLKVVHYGRVPKLDLDRWRLTVSGATRDGAEHALTWAEIEALPQVEVTADHHCAARHSVLDVTWGGVRTAELLRRVPPADDAPYALVSAVYGYSANVAVADLSAPRSLLATSLNGAPLTPEHGWPLRLVMPHLYGWKGPKWLLQIEYHRTPIRGFWEQRGYHFTGDVWREERYAHQE; from the coding sequence ATGACCGCGCCCGACTTCGCCGACGACCGTCAGCTGCCGCCCGGGCAGCGTCGGTTGGAGACCCTCAAAGTCGTGCACTACGGCCGGGTGCCGAAGCTCGACCTCGACCGGTGGCGGTTGACCGTGTCGGGCGCGACGCGCGACGGTGCGGAGCACGCGTTGACCTGGGCCGAGATCGAGGCTCTCCCGCAGGTCGAGGTGACGGCCGACCACCACTGCGCGGCGCGGCACAGCGTCCTCGACGTCACCTGGGGCGGCGTACGCACCGCGGAGCTGTTACGACGGGTGCCGCCGGCCGACGACGCGCCGTACGCGTTGGTGTCCGCGGTCTACGGGTACAGCGCCAACGTGGCGGTCGCCGACCTGAGCGCGCCGCGCAGCCTGCTCGCGACGAGCCTCAACGGGGCGCCGCTGACCCCGGAGCACGGCTGGCCGTTGCGCCTCGTCATGCCCCACCTCTACGGGTGGAAGGGGCCGAAGTGGCTGCTGCAGATCGAGTACCACCGCACGCCGATCCGGGGGTTCTGGGAGCAGCGCGGCTATCACTTCACCGGTGACGTGTGGCGCGAGGAGCGCTACGCCCATCAGGAGTAG